In Saccharomyces cerevisiae S288C chromosome XV, complete sequence, the following proteins share a genomic window:
- the TIR2 gene encoding putative GPI-anchored mannoprotein (Putative cell wall mannoprotein; member of the Srp1p/Tip1p family of serine-alanine-rich proteins; transcription is induced by cold shock and anaerobiosis; TIR2 has a paralog, TIR3, that arose from the whole genome duplication): MAYIKIALLAAIAALASAQTQEEIDELNVILNDVKSNLQEYISLAEDSSSGFSLSSLPSGVLDIGLALASATDDSYTTLYSEVDFAAVSKMLTMVPWYSSRLLPELESLLGTSTTAASSTEASSAATSSAVASSSETTSSAVASSSEATSSAVASSSEASSSAATSSAVASSSEATSSTVASSTKAASSTKASSSAVSSAVASSTKASAISQISDGQVQATSTVSEQTENGAAKAVIGMGAGVMAAAAMLL; the protein is encoded by the coding sequence atggctTACATCAAGATCGCTTTATTAGCTGCTATCGCTGCTTTGGCTTCTGCCCAAACTCAGGAAGAAATTGACGAATTGAACGTTATTTTGAATGACGTTAAGTCCAACTTGCAAGAATATATTAGTTTGGCTGAAGATTCTTCATCTGGATTTTCCTTAAGCAGTCTGCCATCTGGTGTTTTAGACATCGGTTTAGCTTTGGCTTCCGCCACTGATGACTCCTACACTACTTTGTACTCTGAGGTTGACTTTGCTGCTGTTAGCAAGATGTTGACCATGGTTCCATGGTATTCTTCCAGGCTTCTACCAGAATTGGAATCCTTGTTAGGAACTTCTACCACCGCTGCCTCTTCTACTGAAGCTTCTTCTGCTGCTACTTCTTCCGCTGTTGCTTCCTCCAGTGAAACTACTTCTTCTGCCGTCGCTTCCTCCAGTGAAGCTACTTCTTCTGCCGTCGCTTCTTCCAGTGaagcttcttcttctgctgcTACTTCTTCTGCTGTCGCTTCTTCCAGTGAGGCTACCTCTTCCACCGTCGCTTCCTCTACCAAGGCTGCCTCTTCCACTAAGGCTTCTTCCTCTGCTGTTTCTTCAGCTGTTGCTTCTTCCACCAAAGCCTCCGCCATTTCTCAAATCAGTGATGGTCAAGTTCAAGCCACTAGCACTGTTTCCGAACAAACTGAAAACGGTGCTGCCAAGGCTGTCATCGGTATGGGTGCTGGTGTCATGGCCGCTGCCGCCATGTTATTATAA
- the TIR4 gene encoding Tir4p (Cell wall mannoprotein; expressed under anaerobic conditions and required for anaerobic growth; transcription is also induced by cold shock; member of the Srp1p/Tip1p family of serine-alanine-rich proteins) — MAYSKITLLAALAAIAYAQTQAQINELNVVLDDVKTNIADYITLSYTPNSGFSLDQMPAGIMDIAAQLVANPSDDSYTTLYSEVDFSAVEHMLTMVPWYSSRLLPELEAMDASLTTSSSAATSSSEVASSSIASSTSSSVAPSSSEVVSSSVAPSSSEVVSSSVAPSSSEVVSSSVASSSSEVASSSVAPSSSEVVSSSVASSSSEVASSSVAPSSSEVVSSSVAPSSSEVVSSSVASSSSEVASSSVAPSSSEVVSSSVASSTSEATSSSAVTSSSAVSSSTESVSSSSVSSSSAVSSSEAVSSSPVSSVVSSSAGPASSSVAPYNSTIASSSSTAQTSISTIAPYNSTTTTTPASSASSVIISTRNGTTVTETDNTLVTKETTVCDYSSTSAVPASTTGYNNSTKVSTATICSTCKEGTSTATDFSTLKTTVTVCDSACQAKKSATVVSVQSKTTGIVEQTENGAAKAVIGMGAGALAAVAAMLL, encoded by the coding sequence atggctTACTCTAAAATCACATTACTAGCCGCTCTTGCTGCTATTGCTTACGCTCAAACCCAAGCACAAATCAACGAATTGAACGTTGTTTTAGATGATGTTAAGACCAACATTGCCGACTACATCACCCTATCCTACACTCCAAATTCAGGTTTTTCCTTGGACCAAATGCCAGCTGGTATTATGGATATTGCTGCGCAATTGGTTGCAAATCCAAGTGATGACTCCTACACCACTTTGTACTCTGAAGTGGACTTTTCTGCTGTTGAGCATATGTTGACTATGGTCCCATGGTACTCTTCTAGACTGCTTCCAGAATTAGAAGCAATGGATGCTTCTCTAACTACCTCAAGTTCTGCTGCCACATCTTCAAGTGAAGTTGCTAGCTCTTCTATTGCTTCATCCACTAGCTCTTCTGTTGCACCATCCTCAAGTGAAGTTGTCAGCTCTTCCGTTGCACCATCCTCAAGTGAAGTTGTCAGCTCTTCCGTTGCACCATCCTCAAGTGAAGTTGTCAGCTCTTCCGTTGCTTCATCCTCAAGTGAAGTTGCCAGCTCCTCTGTTGCGCCATCCTCAAGTGAAGTTGTCAGCTCTTCCGTTGCTTCATCCTCAAGTGAAGTTGCCAGCTCCTCTGTTGCGCCATCCTCAAGTGAAGTTGTCAGCTCTTCCGTTGCACCATCCTCAAGTGAAGTTGTCAGCTCTTCCGTTGCTTCATCCTCAAGTGAAGTTGCCAGCTCCTCTGTTGCGCCATCCTCAAGTGAAGTTGTCAGCTCTTCCGTTGCTTCTTCTACAAGCGAAGCTACTAGTTCTTCTGCTGTCACATCTTCCTCCGCTGTTTCCTCTTCGACCGAGTCTGTTAGCTCTTCCTCTGTCAGTTCTTCCTCAGCCGTTTCCTCTTCTGAAGCTGTCAGTTCCTCTCCAGTTTCCTCAGTTGTTTCATCTTCGGCCGGACCTGCTAGCTCAAGCGTTGCTCCTTACAACTCAACCATTGCTAGCTCTTCTTCCACTGCCCAGACTTCTATCTCGACCATTGCTCCTTACAACTCCACAACCACCACCACCCCAGCTAGTTCTGCTTCCAGCGTTATTATCTCAACCAGAAACGGTACCACTGTTACTGAAACTGACAACACTCTTGTCACCAAAGAAACCACTGTCTGTGACTACTCTTCAACATCTGCCGTTCCAGCTTCCACCACCGGTTACAACAATTCTACTAAGGTTTCAACCGCTACTATCTGCAGTACATGCAAAGAAGGTACCTCTACTGCAACTGACTTCTCTACACTAAAGACTACAGTTACCGTATGTGACTCCGCCTGTCAAGCTAAGAAGTCTGCTACCGTTGTTAGCGTTCAATCTAAAACTACCGGTATCGTTGAACAAACCGAAAACGGTGCTGCCAAGGCTGTTATCGGTATGGGTGCCGGTGCTTTAGCTGCTGTTGCCGCCATGCTACTATGA
- the SGT2 gene encoding Sgt2p (Glutamine-rich cytoplasmic cochaperone; serves as a scaffold bringing together Get4, Get5p, and other TRC complex members that are required to mediate posttranslational insertion of tail-anchored proteins into the ER membrane; interacts with the prion domain of Sup35p; amyloid sensor; plays a role in targeting chaperones to prion aggregates; similar to human cochaperone SGT; forms cytoplasmic foci upon DNA replication stress), giving the protein MSASKEEIAALIVNYFSSIVEKKEISEDGADSLNVAMDCISEAFGFEREAVSGILGKSEFKGQHLADILNSASRVPESNKKDDAENVEINIPEDDAETKAKAEDLKMQGNKAMANKDYELAINKYTEAIKVLPTNAIYYANRAAAHSSLKEYDQAVKDAESAISIDPSYFRGYSRLGFAKYAQGKPEEALEAYKKVLDIEGDNATEAMKRDYESAKKKVEQSLNLEKTVPEQSRDADVDASQGASAGGLPDLGSLLGGGLGGLMNNPQLMQAAQKMMSNPGAMQNIQKMMQDPSIRQMAEGFASGGGTPNLSDLMNNPALRNMAGNLFGGAGAQSTDETPDNENKQ; this is encoded by the coding sequence ATGTCAGcatcaaaagaagaaattgctGCCCTTATTGTAAACtacttttcttccattgtggaaaagaaagaaatttcagAAGATGGCGCCGATTCTTTAAATGTTGCTATGGACTGTATCTCTGAAGCCTTTGGCTTTGAAAGAGAAGCTGTTTCAGGCATTTTAGGCAAGTCTGAATTCAAGGGTCAACATCTTGCTGATATATTAAATTCTGCGTCAAGAGTTCCAGAATCGAATAAGAAAGACGATGCTGAGAATGTCGAGATTAATATTCCAGAAGATGATGCGGAAACTAAAGCCAAAGCTGAGGACTTGAAAATGCAAGGTAATAAAGCAATGGCCAACAAGGATTACGAACTGGCAATCAATAAATATACTGAAGCCATTAAAGTTTTACCAACGAATGCTATTTATTACGCCAATAGAGCGGCTGCTCATTCATCCCTGAAAGAATATGATCAAGCGGTCAAAGACGCTGAATCTGCAATTTCTATTGACCCATCTTATTTCAGAGGCTACTCTAGATTGGGTTTTGCTAAATATGCGCAAGGTAAACCCGAAGAAGCCCTTGAAGCATACAAAAAGGTTCTTGATATAGAGGGCGATAATGCAACAGAAGCTATGAAAAGGGATTATGAAAGTGCCAAGAAGAAGGTTGAGCAATCTTTGAATCTGGAGAAAACCGTTCCAGAACAGTCAAGGGATGCTGATGTCGATGCAAGTCAGGGTGCTAGTGCGGGTGGATTGCCAGATCTTGGTTCTTTATTAGGAGGTGGTCTTGGAGGTTTAATGAACAACCCACAATTGATGCAGGCTGCGCAAAAAATGATGAGCAATCCAGGTGCAATGcagaatattcaaaaaatgatgCAAGATCCAAGTATCAGACAGATGGCTGAAGGCTTTGCTTCAGGCGGAGGAACTCCAAATTTGTCTGACTTGATGAATAACCCAGCACTCAGAAACATGGCAGGCAATCTTTTTGGTGGAGCAGGTGCCCAATCTACAGATGAAACACCAGACAATGAGAACAAGCAATAG
- the TSR3 gene encoding ribosome biogenesis protein TSR3 (Protein required for 20S pre-rRNA processing; involved in processing of the 20S pre-rRNA at site D to generate mature 18S rRNA; green fluorescent protein (GFP)-fusion protein localizes to both the cytoplasm and the nucleus; relative distribution to the nucleus increases upon DNA replication stress; also detected in peroxisomes) encodes MGKGKNKMHEPKNGRPQRGANGHSSRQNHRRMEMKYDNSEKMKFPVKLAMWDFDHCDPKRCSGKKLERLGLIKSLRVGQKFQGIVVSPNGKGVVCPDDLEIVEQHGASVVECSWARLEEVPFNKIGGKHERLLPYLVAANQVNYGRPWRLNCVEALAACFAIVGRMDWASELLSHFSWGMGFLELNKELLEIYQQCTDCDSVKRAEEEWLQKLEKETQERKSRAKEEDIWMMGNINRRGNGSQSDTSESEENSEQSDLEGNNQCIEYDSLGNAIRIDNMKSREAQSEESEDEESGSKENGEPLSYDPLGNLIR; translated from the coding sequence ATGGGAAAAGGTAAAAATAAGATGCACGAACCCAAAAATGGAAGACCACAGAGAGGCGCTAATGGGCACAGTTCCAGGCAAAACCATAGGCGCATGGAAATGAAGTACGATAattcagaaaaaatgaagtttCCTGTTAAACTGGCTATGTGGGATTTTGATCATTGCGATCCAAAGAGATGCAGTGGtaaaaaacttgaaagGTTGGGCTTAATTAAATCATTGAGAGTTGGACAGAAATTTCAAGGTATTGTCGTTTCGCCAAACGGCAAAGGTGTTGTTTGCCCTGATGATCTAGAAATTGTCGAACAACACGGCGCTTCGGTGGTCGAGTGTTCTTGGGCACGTTTAGAAGAGGTACCCTTCAATAAAATAGGCGGTAAGCACGAAAGGCTGCTGCCGTATTTAGTGGCCGCTAATCAAGTAAATTACGGGAGACCATGGAGGCTCAATTGCGTTGAGGCATTAGCGGCTTGTTTTGCTATCGTCGGGAGAATGGATTGGGCCAGTGAATTGTTATCACACTTCTCGTGGGGAATGGGATTTTTAGAATTAAACAAAGAATTGCTTGAAATCTATCAGCAGTGCACTGACTGCGACTCTGTAAAGAGGGCTGAAGAGGAATGGTTGcaaaaattagaaaaggaaactCAAGAACGAAAATCCCGagctaaagaagaagatatatGGATGATGGGTAACATAAATAGAAGGGGTAATGGTTCGCAATCTGACACATCAGAGAGTGAGGAAAACTCAGAACAATCTGATTTGGAAGGCAATAATCAATGTATTGAATATGACTCTTTAGGTAATGCTATTCGTATAGATAACATGAAAAGCAGGGAAGCGCAATCTGAGGAATCAGAAGACGAGGAAAGTggttcaaaagaaaatggagaGCCTTTAAGTTATGACCCCTTAGGCAATTTAATTCGATAG
- a CDS encoding uncharacterized protein (hypothetical protein; includes a potential transmembrane domain; deletion results in slightly lengthened telomeres; SWAT-GFP and mCherry fusion proteins localize to the endoplasmic reticulum and vacuole respectively), whose protein sequence is MWRSYLVFLFFMTPRIQTYCPVPVLRSMAVLNIISPLIIFVSPIKKQDSLHSSACYANLTLVEKLQLWHSMSND, encoded by the coding sequence ATGTGGAGATCTtatcttgtttttctcttctttatGACACCAAGGATACAAACATATTGTCCTGTACCGGTACTAAGGTCAATGGCAGTATTAAATATTATCTCTCCGCTTATAATTTTTGTCAGTCCTATTAAAAAGCAAGACAGTTTACACAGCAGCGCTTGTTACGCAAATTTGACGTTAGTGGAAAAGCTGCAACTTTGGCATTCTATGTCAAACGATTAG
- the SLG1 gene encoding Slg1p (Sensor-transducer of the stress-activated PKC1-MPK1 kinase pathway; involved in maintenance of cell wall integrity; required for mitophagy; involved in organization of the actin cytoskeleton; secretory pathway Wsc1p is required for the arrest of secretion response) — MRPNKTSLLLALLSILSQANAYEYVNCFSSLPSDFSKADSYNWQSSSHCNSECSAKGASYFALYNHSECYCGDTNPSGSESTSSSCNTYCFGYSSEMCGGEDAYSVYQLDSDTNSNSISSSDSSTESTSASSSTTSSTTSSTTSTTSSTTSSTTSSMASSSTVQNSPESTQAAASISTSQSSSTVTSESSLTSDTLATSSTSSQSQDATSIIYSTTFHTEGGSTIFVTNTITASAQNSGSATGTAGSDSTSGSKTHKKKANVGAIVGGVVGGVVGAVAIALCILLIVRHINMKREQDRMEKEYQEAIKPVEYPDKLYASSFSSNHGPSSGSFEEEHTKGQTDINPFDDSRRISNGTFINGGPGGKNNVLTVVNPDEAD, encoded by the coding sequence ATGAGACCGAACAAAACAAGTCTGCTTCTGGCGTTATTATCCATTTTATCGCAAGCGAACGCCTATGAATACGTGAATTGTTTTAGCTCACTACCCTCTGACTTTTCAAAGGCCGATTCATATAACTGGCAGTCGAGTTCACACTGTAACAGTGAGTGTAGCGCAAAAGGTGCAAGCTACTTTGCCCTTTATAATCATTCAGAATGTTATTGTGGTGATACTAATCCATCTGGTTCGGAATCTACTTCCTCTTCATGTAATACGTATTGCTTTGGTTACAGCAGTGAGATGTGTGGTGGTGAAGATGCCTATTCTGTGTACCAACTTGACTCTGACACAAATAGCAATAGCATAAGCAGCTCAGATTCAAGTACGGAGTCTACTTCTGCGTCGTCTTCCacaacttcttcaacaacGTCCTCCACAACATCAACTACATCATCGACTACATCATCAACTACATCATCAATGGCGTCTTCCTCTACAGTACAGAATTCCCCCGAGTCAACTCAAGCAGCTGCCTCTATTTCAACGTCACAGAGTTCGAGCACTGTAACGTCAGAAAGCTCGCTAACTTCGGATACTTTGGCAACGAGCAGTACTAGCTCTCAATCACAGGACGCCACTTCGATAATCTATTCCACTACTTTTCACACTGAGGGCGGTTCCACAATTTTTGTCACGAACACCATCACGGCAAGTGCACAGAATTCAGGATCGGCCACAGGTACAGCTGGATCTGACTCTACGAGTGGAAGTAAAACtcataaaaagaaagccaATGTAGGGGCAATTGTAGGCGGCGTTGTAGGTGGTGTAGTGGGAGCCGTAGCCATTGCTCTTTGTATCTTGTTGATTGTCAGACACATTAATATGAAGCGGGAACAAGACAGGATGGAAAAGGAATACCAAGAGGCGATAAAACCAGTTGAGTACCCTGATAAACTATACGcctcttcattttcatctaaTCACGGGCCCTCTTCAGGTAGCTTCGAGGAGGAGCACACCAAAGGGCAAACTGATATTAACCCTTTCGACGACTCAAGGAGAATAAGTAACGGAACATTCATAAATGGCGGACCAGGAGGGAAAAACAACGTTTTAACAGTGGTCAATCCAGACGAAGCTGATTGA
- the DNL4 gene encoding DNA ligase (ATP) DNL4 (DNA ligase required for nonhomologous end-joining (NHEJ); forms stable heterodimer with required cofactor Lif1p, interacts with Nej1p; involved in meiosis, not essential for vegetative growth; mutations in human ortholog lead to ligase IV syndrome and Dubowitz syndrome), with amino-acid sequence MISALDSIPEPQNFAPSPDFKWLCEELFVKIHEVQINGTAGTGKSRSFKYYEIISNFVEMWRKTVGNNIYPALVLALPYRDRRIYNIKDYVLIRTICSYLKLPKNSATEQRLKDWKQRVGKGGNLSSLLVEEIAKRRAEPSSKAITIDNVNHYLDSLSGDRFASGRGFKSLVKSKPFLHCVENMSFVELKYFFDIVLKNRVIGGQEHKLLNCWHPDAQDYLSVISDLKVVTSKLYDPKVRLKDDDLSIKVGFAFAPQLAKKVNLSYEKICRTLHDDFLVEEKMDGERIQVHYMNYGESIKFFSRRGIDYTYLYGASLSSGTISQHLRFTDSVKECVLDGEMVTFDAKRRVILPFGLVKGSAKEALSFNSINNVDFHPLYMVFDLLYLNGTSLTPLPLHQRKQYLNSILSPLKNIVEIVRSSRCYGVESIKKSLEVAISLGSEGVVLKYYNSSYNVASRNNNWIKVKPEYLEEFGENLDLIVIGRDSGKKDSFMLGLLVLDEEEYKKHQGDSSEIVDHSSQEKHIQNSRRRVKKILSFCSIANGISQEEFKEIDRKTRGHWKRTSEVAPPASILEFGSKIPAEWIDPSESIVLEIKSRSLDNTETNMQKYATNCTLYGGYCKRIRYDKEWTDCYTLNDLYESRTVKSNPSYQAERSQLGLIRKKRKRVLISDSFHQNRKQLPISNIFAGLLFYVLSDYVTEDTGIRITRAELEKTIVEHGGKLIYNVILKRHSIGDVRLISCKTTTECKALIDRGYDILHPNWVLDCIAYKRLILIEPNYCFNVSQKMRAVAEKRVDCLGDSFENDISETKLSSLYKSQLSLPPMGELEIDSEVRRFPLFLFSNRIAYVPRRKISTEDDIIEMKIKLFGGKITDQQSLCNLIIIPYTDPILRKDCMNEVHEKIKEQIKASDTIPKIARVVAPEWVDHSINENCQVPEEDFPVVNY; translated from the coding sequence ATGATATCAGCACTAGATTCTATACCCGAGCCCCAAAACTTTGCGCCTAGTCCAGATTTCAAATGGCTTTGTGAAGAGCTATTTGTGAAGATACATGAAGTTCAAATTAATGGAACGGCCGGCACTGGCAAATCAAGGTCTTTCAAGTACTATGAAATAATATCGAATTTCGTCGAAATGTGGAGAAAAACCGTGGGAAATAATATATATCCTGCACTGGTTCTTGCTCTTCCCTACCGCGATAGACGAATCTATAATATTAAGGATTATGTATTAATAAGAACTATATGCTCTTACTTGAAGTTGCCAAAAAATTCTGCAACAGAGCAGCGGTTAAAAGATTGGAAACAGCGTGTCGGTAAAGGTGGGaatctttcttctcttcttgtGGAAGAAATTGCTAAAAGAAGGGCTGAACCTAGCTCAAAAGCGATTACAATTGATAACGTCAATCACTATCTGGATAGTTTGAGTGGAGACAGGTTCGCTTCCGGACGAGGATTTAAGAGTCTTGTCAAGTCCAAACCTTTCCTGCACTGTGTGGAGAATATGAGTTTCGTCGAATTAAAAtacttctttgatatcGTGCTTAAAAATAGAGTAATAGGAGGTCAAGAGCACAAATTGCTAAACTGCTGGCATCCTGATGCTCAGGATTATCTTAGCGTGATATCTGATTTAAAGGTGGTAACTTCAAAACTTTATGATCCAAAAGTTCGTCTAAAGGATGATGATTTGAGTATAAAAGTTGGCTTTGCATTCGCCCCCCAATTAGCCAAAAAAGTGAATCTTTCTTATGAGAAAATATGCCGTACACTACAtgatgattttttggtagaagaaaaaatggatGGAGAACGAATTCAAGTTCATTATATGAATTATGGTGAATccataaaattttttagtaGACGGGGCATCGACTATACCTATTTGTACGGAGCGAGCTTATCATCAGGAACTATATCTCAACATTTGAGGTTTACAGATAGTGTTAAAGAATGTGTTTTAGATGGAGAAATGGTGACGTTTGATGCAAAAAGACGGGTGATTCTTCCATTCGGTCTTGTTAAAGGAAGTGCAAAGGAAGCGCTATCTTTTAATAGTATAAATAATGTTGACTTTCACCCCTTATATATGGTGTTTGATCTGTTATACCTGAATGGGACTTCGTTGACACCATTACCCCTTCATCAAAGGAAGCAATATCTGAACAGCATTTTAAGTcccttgaaaaatattgtaGAAATAGTACGATCTTCTAGATGTTATGGTGTGGAGTCAATCAAAAAGTCTTTAGAAGTTGCAATCTCACTGGGTTCAGAAGGAGttgttttgaaatattataaTTCAAGTTATAATGTCGCCAGTCGAAACAACAACTGGATCAAGGTAAAACCTGAATATTTGGAGGAATTTGGAGAGAATTTAGACTTAATAGTAATAGGCAGAGATTCTGGGAAAAAAGATTCTTTTATGCTAGGGTTACTTGTGctagatgaagaagagtaTAAAAAGCACCAAGGAGACTCCTCTGAAATTGTAGACCACTCAAGCCAAGAAAAACACAtacaaaattcaagaagaagggtgaaaaaaatactttcatTCTGTTCTATCGCAAACGGTATATCTCAAgaagaattcaaagaaatcgACCGCAAAACGAGAGGACATTGGAAAAGAACCTCCGAAGTTGCTCCCCCTGCTTCAATTTTAGAATTTGGCTCAAAAATACCTGCCGAATGGATTGACCCCAGTGAATCAATTGTTctagaaataaaatcacGGTCTTTGGATAACACAGAAACGAATATGCAGAAGTACGCTACCAATTGTACTTTGTACGGTGGCTATTGTAAAAGAATACGGTACGATAAAGAATGGACAGATTGTTACACACTTAACGACTTATACGAAAGTAGGACGGTTAAATCTAACCCCAGCTATCAAGCGGAAAGGTCACAGCTTGGATTGATAcggaaaaagagaaagagagTACTTATTTCAGACAGCTTTCACCAAAACAGGAAACAACTGCCAATTTCAAACATCTTTGCCGGATTACTTTTTTATGTTCTCTCTGACTATGTCACGGAGGACACTGGAATACGGATTACACGGGcagaacttgaaaaaactaTTGTGGAACATGGTGGTAAACTGATATATAATGTAATTTTAAAACGTCATTCAATTGGGGACGTTCGGTTAATCAGCTGTAAAACTACCACGGAATGCAAGGCTTTAATAGATCGAGGATATGATATATTGCACCCAAATTGGGTACTCGATTGTATAGCATATAAGAGGCTCATCCTGATCGAGCCCAATTATTGCTTTAACGTCtctcaaaaaatgagaGCCGTCGCTGAAAAAAGGGTAGATTGTTTGGGTGAtagttttgaaaatgacATTTCGGAAACCAAACTGTCATCATTGTATAAATCACAACTAAGTCTACCACCGATGGGGGAACTCGAGATAGATTCTGAGGTTCGGCGGtttccattatttttattctccAACAGGATTGCATACGTACCACGTCGCAAAATTAGCACAGAAGATGACATTatagaaatgaaaattaaGTTGTTTGGTGGAAAAATAACAGATCAACAGTCACTTTGTAACTTAATAATTATACCATATACTGATCCTATTTTGAGGAAAGACTGCATGAATGAGGTACAcgaaaaaataaaagaacaaataaaGGCTTCTGATACTATACCGAAAATAGCCAGGGTCGTTGCCCCTGAATGGGTGGATCATTCTATTAATGAAAACTGTCAAGTGCCTGAAGAAGACTTCCCCGTAGTCAACTACTGA